A part of Carettochelys insculpta isolate YL-2023 chromosome 1, ASM3395843v1, whole genome shotgun sequence genomic DNA contains:
- the LOC142007652 gene encoding olfactory receptor 52N2-like, producing MADFNLTPSDLSTFILMGIPGMEAAHVWISIPFSSVYIISLLGNVMVLFIVGKEQTLHKPMYLLLCMLALTDITTTTFVIPKALCIFWFNLKDITLVGCLTQMFFLHAVSIMHSAILVTMAFDRYVAICDPLRYSTILTNTRIAKLGLLGLIRAILLVLPLPLLLSRQPFCANRFIPHTYCDHMAVAKMSCGDITANRLYGLGMAFVVMGFDLTVIVLSYSVIVRAVLRIASKKANQKVFDTCTAHICVMMMAYPVGLFSTLTHRFGHDIAPHIHIILANLYFLLPPMLNPIIYGVKSKELRDKAGKYICRSCSLGATDFKPTSQERIVTTAPCYRGCPIVIKPIKTI from the coding sequence ATGGCAGATTTCAACCTCACCCCCTCAGACCTTTCAACATTTATCCTAATGGGTATCCCTGGCATGGAAGCTGCCCAtgtctggatttccatccctttctctTCTGTCTACATTATTAGCCTGTTGGGAAATGTCATGGTTCTGTTTATTGTAGGGAAAGAGCAGACCTTGCACAAGCCTatgtacctgctgctctgcatgctggcacTCACAGACATCACCACGACTACCTTCGTTATTCCAAAAGCACTGTGTATATTCTGGTTTAATTTGAAAGACATTACTCTTGTTGGCTGtctcacccagatgttcttccttcATGCAGTTTCTATTATGCATTCAGCCATCCTTGTGACAATGGCCTTTGACCGTTATGTTGCCATATGTGACCCCCTGAGATAcagcaccatcctcaccaatACACGAATAGCTAAGCTAGGGCTATTGGGTTTGATAAGAGCTATTCTCTTAGTTCTGCCcctacccctgctcctgagcagacAGCCATTTTGTGCCAACCGCTTTATCCCCCATACATATTGTGACCACATGGCTGTGGCAAAGATGTCGTGTGGGGACATCACTGCAAACAGATTGTATGGCTTGGGCATGGCATTTGTAGTCATGGGGTTTGACCTCACAGTTATTGTCTTGTCTTATTCTGTGattgtcagggctgtcctcagaATTGCTTCCAAGAAAGCCAACCAGAAGGTCTTTGACACCTGCACAGCCCACATCTGCGTGATGATGATGGCTTACCCTGTTGGGCTGTTCTCCACACTGACACATCGGTTTGGACATGACATTGCTCCCCACATTCACATCATCTTGGCCAATCTGTATTTCCTTCTTCCTCCGATGCTCAACCCTATCATTTATGGGGTCAAAAGCAAAGAGCTTCGTGACAAAGCTGGGAAATATATATGCAGAAGTTGCTCCCTTGGGGCCACTGACTTTAAACCTACATCACAAGAGAGGATTGTGACAACTGCACCATGTTACCGTGGATGTCCAATAGTGATCAAACCCATTAAAACCATATGA